One window of Caldisericum exile AZM16c01 genomic DNA carries:
- a CDS encoding class II aldolase/adducin family protein: MKRQIKEDIAAIGRRLYEHQLNGSYGGNFSVREEEFIYITPSGVPKDELDYSDILVIDFSGNVVEGEGKPSSEILFHIKIYKVRPDVNAIIHAHPPYATGFAIANSSIPNNVHEESTLILGDVPVIPYEITSSKELAENIGKAIQDHNALLLANHGALTVGDTLERAFRRMEELENLCKMLTVANLLGGAKPIPQDKLENLLTLSLTLHF; encoded by the coding sequence ATGAAGAGACAAATAAAAGAAGATATAGCAGCGATTGGAAGAAGACTGTATGAGCATCAACTTAACGGAAGTTACGGTGGAAATTTTTCAGTAAGAGAAGAGGAATTTATATACATAACTCCTTCAGGTGTTCCCAAAGACGAATTAGACTACTCAGATATTCTTGTAATTGATTTCAGTGGAAACGTCGTTGAAGGTGAAGGGAAACCTTCTTCGGAAATTCTTTTTCACATAAAAATTTATAAAGTTCGTCCTGACGTAAACGCAATAATACATGCCCACCCACCATATGCAACAGGTTTTGCTATTGCAAACTCTTCAATTCCAAACAATGTCCACGAAGAATCTACTCTAATATTGGGAGATGTGCCTGTAATTCCTTATGAGATAACTTCCTCAAAAGAACTTGCAGAAAATATTGGTAAGGCAATACAAGACCATAACGCTCTCCTTCTTGCAAACCACGGTGCACTTACCGTTGGGGACACACTGGAAAGAGCATTTAGAAGAATGGAAGAACTCGAAAATCTGTGCAAGATGCTAACTGTTGCAAACCTTCTTGGTGGAGCAAAGCCAATTCCTCAAGATAAACTTGAAAATCTCCTGACTTTATCACTTACTCTTCATTTTTGA
- a CDS encoding IS1634 family transposase, giving the protein MFVKVTKSGKHKYVSIVSAYRDKEKSIIKHKVILNLGRLDMIENNPMFGRLGLRLAELSKFKDMIDLNTVKGGNVVNTGYAVYKKLWDNYGLNKLLNDMREKTNIQFDLNTSIFLMAAEHLMNPKSKLGTYNNQLHYANLPSVGLNHLYRSLDILSEHKETIEDYLFNKQKSLFNMNVDVVFYDATTFRFESVKKDTLRDFGFSKENRVNEVQVVLGLLIDMVGRPIGYELFPGNTFEGKTLESSLDKLSGRFGIRRVIIVADRGLNSKLNLKKIKDKGYDYIVSSRIKSMKKDVQESILNEEGYVTIKGKDTLNLNSADSSQDEETFRYKLLDYVNTVRDTDNKLYDLKEKLLVTYSPLRAQKDREDRQRLIDKGVKFLDNPSAISGSLKRGGRKYLKETNKLNWELDKNAMSRDEMFDGYYAIEVSKTDMNVNDILDAHHALWKIEESFRIMKSTLEVRPIFHWTEKRIKGHFVVCFLSFLLERTLELTLKENNIKASPERIKEALNLMNLTEFSAEGHSFYLKTKWDELGNKILKILHIKPPKNITPFEELRI; this is encoded by the coding sequence ATGTTTGTAAAAGTTACTAAGTCTGGAAAGCATAAGTATGTCTCCATAGTCTCGGCATACAGAGACAAAGAAAAAAGTATCATAAAGCACAAGGTGATCCTTAACCTTGGTAGATTAGATATGATTGAGAACAACCCAATGTTTGGAAGATTAGGCCTTCGCCTTGCAGAACTATCAAAGTTTAAGGATATGATTGACCTGAATACGGTAAAAGGTGGAAATGTCGTTAATACTGGCTATGCTGTCTACAAGAAACTCTGGGATAACTATGGATTAAATAAACTGCTTAATGATATGAGAGAGAAAACAAATATCCAGTTTGACTTAAACACTTCTATCTTCTTAATGGCAGCAGAACACCTTATGAATCCAAAGAGTAAGCTTGGAACATACAACAATCAACTGCACTATGCTAATCTTCCTTCTGTAGGATTAAACCACCTCTATCGTTCCCTTGACATACTATCAGAGCATAAAGAAACAATTGAAGATTACCTTTTTAACAAACAGAAGAGCCTATTCAATATGAATGTTGATGTTGTCTTCTATGATGCAACAACATTCAGGTTTGAAAGCGTAAAGAAGGATACATTAAGAGACTTTGGATTCAGCAAAGAAAATAGGGTTAATGAAGTGCAGGTTGTCTTAGGACTGCTCATTGATATGGTTGGTCGGCCAATAGGATATGAACTCTTTCCTGGCAATACCTTTGAAGGTAAGACACTTGAGTCGTCCCTTGATAAACTCAGTGGAAGGTTTGGCATACGCAGGGTAATCATCGTTGCAGACAGAGGGCTAAATTCAAAGCTCAACTTAAAGAAAATCAAAGATAAAGGGTATGATTACATTGTTTCATCACGCATAAAGAGCATGAAGAAGGATGTGCAGGAAAGTATCCTGAATGAAGAGGGGTACGTCACAATAAAAGGGAAAGATACCCTTAACCTCAATTCAGCCGATTCAAGCCAAGATGAAGAAACCTTCAGATACAAGCTGCTTGATTATGTAAATACTGTAAGAGATACAGATAACAAACTGTATGACCTCAAAGAGAAGCTCCTTGTAACTTATTCTCCCTTGAGAGCTCAAAAGGATAGAGAGGATAGGCAGAGGTTGATTGATAAAGGAGTAAAATTTCTTGATAACCCTTCTGCTATCAGTGGAAGCTTGAAGCGTGGAGGAAGAAAATACCTCAAGGAGACAAACAAGCTGAACTGGGAATTGGATAAAAATGCAATGTCAAGGGATGAGATGTTTGATGGATACTATGCAATAGAGGTAAGCAAGACTGATATGAATGTAAATGACATTCTTGATGCACACCATGCTCTATGGAAGATAGAAGAATCATTCAGGATAATGAAGAGTACGTTGGAGGTTAGGCCAATCTTCCACTGGACCGAAAAAAGAATCAAAGGCCACTTTGTTGTTTGTTTCCTCTCTTTCCTTCTTGAAAGAACGCTTGAACTAACACTTAAAGAGAATAATATCAAAGCATCACCTGAAAGAATCAAAGAAGCACTCAACTTAATGAATCTTACAGAATTTAGTGCAGAAGGACATTCATTCTATCTTAAAACAAAGTGGGATGAGCTTGGTAACAAGATTCTTAAAATACTTCATATTAAACCTCCAAAAAACATTACTCCCTTTGAAGAGTTAAGAATCTAA
- a CDS encoding aminopeptidase, which produces MELKYSTKNAWEVLKHDEVINFSESYKDFISNAKTEREAVKYLKNVAEQNGFVDLFKGDTHSGKYYAINDNKNIFLLKDGILGVENGLNFVFAHIDSPRIDIKQNPLYEGADVVMFKTHYYGGIKKYQWVTIPLALHGVIILKDGTKLEVSIGESETDPVFVISDLLPHLAKKQMEQNAREVIQGEALDPIVGSIPDKESDKEKFKTAILKLLNEKYGIVEEDFISSELTLVPAGKARDVGFDRGAIASYGHDDRICGFTGAMALIDATNPKRTIGVMLFDKEEIGSDGITGAQSDFLDYAIEKYLALKGIKNVSVREVLHKSYGLSADVNAAIDPLYRDVFDDQNSPIFGHGVVVTKFTGSGGKYSASDASAELVFKVRKLFNENGVPWQIGELGKVDVGGGGTVAKFMANRGIQVLDVGPALLSMHAPFELASKVDLYSSYLGYKAFLEKFE; this is translated from the coding sequence GTGGAACTTAAGTATTCAACAAAAAATGCATGGGAAGTATTAAAACATGATGAGGTAATTAATTTTTCTGAGTCTTACAAGGACTTCATAAGTAACGCAAAAACTGAAAGAGAAGCAGTAAAGTATTTGAAGAATGTTGCAGAGCAAAACGGTTTTGTTGACCTGTTTAAAGGAGATACGCACTCGGGAAAGTATTATGCAATAAATGATAACAAAAACATTTTTCTATTGAAAGACGGAATCCTCGGAGTGGAAAATGGTTTGAATTTTGTATTTGCGCATATTGATTCCCCAAGAATTGATATTAAACAAAACCCACTTTACGAGGGAGCGGATGTTGTAATGTTTAAAACACACTACTATGGTGGTATTAAAAAGTATCAGTGGGTGACAATTCCTCTTGCACTTCATGGCGTTATAATACTAAAAGATGGCACCAAATTGGAAGTTAGCATAGGAGAGAGCGAAACTGACCCAGTTTTTGTTATTTCGGATTTACTGCCACATCTTGCAAAGAAGCAGATGGAACAAAATGCAAGAGAAGTTATTCAGGGAGAAGCACTTGATCCAATTGTAGGAAGTATCCCTGACAAAGAGTCTGACAAGGAGAAATTCAAGACCGCAATACTTAAACTCTTGAACGAAAAATATGGAATAGTTGAAGAGGATTTTATAAGTTCTGAATTAACGCTTGTGCCTGCAGGTAAAGCCCGTGATGTGGGTTTTGATAGAGGTGCAATTGCATCTTACGGGCATGATGATAGAATTTGTGGCTTTACAGGGGCAATGGCGCTTATAGATGCAACAAATCCAAAAAGAACTATTGGTGTAATGCTATTTGATAAGGAAGAAATTGGAAGCGATGGTATTACTGGTGCTCAATCAGATTTTCTTGACTATGCAATTGAAAAGTATCTTGCCTTAAAAGGTATAAAGAATGTCTCTGTAAGGGAAGTTTTACATAAATCATACGGACTATCTGCTGATGTAAATGCAGCGATTGATCCTCTTTATAGGGATGTTTTTGATGATCAAAATTCTCCAATATTTGGACATGGAGTTGTTGTCACCAAATTTACAGGTTCTGGTGGAAAATATTCTGCATCTGACGCTTCTGCTGAATTGGTATTCAAGGTAAGGAAACTTTTTAATGAAAATGGGGTACCTTGGCAAATTGGCGAACTTGGTAAAGTGGATGTAGGTGGTGGGGGAACTGTTGCTAAATTTATGGCAAATAGAGGCATTCAGGTGCTTGATGTTGGGCCTGCACTTCTCTCGATGCATGCACCATTTGAACTTGCATCAAAAGTAGATTTGTATTCTTCCTACCTTGGATATAAAGCATTTTTAGAGAAATTTGAATAA